Proteins from a genomic interval of Polaribacter sejongensis:
- a CDS encoding nucleoside triphosphate pyrophosphohydrolase family protein: MKNKIAAVTEFHTAFKLNMNQKPIANIGKDRNTLRFNLMKEENEEYLEAAENNDLVEVADALGDMLYILCGTIIEHGMQDKIEEVFNEIQRSNMSKLGADGKPIYREDGKVLKGPNYFKPNIGDILDK, encoded by the coding sequence ATGAAAAACAAAATAGCAGCAGTAACTGAGTTTCACACCGCTTTTAAATTAAATATGAATCAAAAGCCAATTGCAAATATTGGTAAAGATAGAAACACGCTTCGTTTTAATTTAATGAAAGAAGAAAATGAAGAATATTTAGAGGCAGCAGAAAATAATGATTTGGTTGAGGTTGCAGATGCTTTAGGAGACATGCTGTATATTTTATGTGGAACAATTATAGAACACGGAATGCAAGATAAAATTGAAGAGGTTTTTAATGAAATTCAGCGTAGTAATATGAGTAAATTAGGTGCAGACGGTAAACCTATTTACAGAGAAGATGGTAAAGTTTTAAAAGGGCCTAATTACTTTAAGCCAAATATTGGCGATATTTTAGATAAATAG
- a CDS encoding ABC transporter ATPase, which yields MFVDYSTITEDAKVWVYPSSRKFYPNEIEGIESKVKDFLESWKSDDENFKASYQFLYNRFIVFFADDENSTLTNSDIDASVSFILGLQQEYEVELLDKMNACFKQGEYVQYKDLKDFKKLLKNKAVTAKSIIFDNLITTKVDFDNNWEIPLEESWYNRYL from the coding sequence ATGTTTGTAGATTATTCCACAATTACCGAAGATGCAAAAGTTTGGGTGTACCCTTCTAGTAGAAAATTTTACCCAAATGAAATTGAAGGAATTGAAAGTAAAGTAAAAGATTTTCTAGAAAGCTGGAAATCTGACGATGAAAACTTTAAAGCTTCCTACCAATTTTTATACAATAGGTTTATTGTGTTTTTTGCAGATGATGAAAATTCAACGTTAACAAACTCAGATATAGACGCTTCTGTTTCTTTTATCTTAGGATTACAACAAGAATATGAAGTAGAATTGTTAGACAAAATGAACGCTTGTTTTAAACAAGGAGAATATGTACAATACAAAGATTTAAAAGACTTTAAAAAACTACTTAAAAATAAAGCTGTAACAGCAAAGAGTATCATTTTTGATAATTTAATAACTACAAAAGTGGACTTTGATAACAATTGGGAAATTCCTCTTGAAGAAAGCTGGTACAATAGGTATTTATAA
- a CDS encoding thioredoxin family protein, with translation MKNIIEKSLQNVLSYSEYRDLVSNLLAEGKATGQEQSEDLTNYSMLNDRRMKRLDKTIKIPEATITKMQEITEPQTWLLITEGWCGDAAQNLPVINKIAATNSLINLKLVLRDEHEDLMNLFLTNGGKSIPKLVALDKDNNVINSWGPRPSEATKMVADYKAKHGVIDAQLKEDLQVWYNKNKGQNIQDDFIELFTNTLAKEV, from the coding sequence ATGAAAAATATTATTGAAAAAAGTTTACAAAACGTATTATCTTATAGTGAATATAGAGATTTAGTAAGTAATTTATTAGCAGAAGGAAAAGCGACAGGACAAGAACAATCTGAAGATTTAACAAATTACAGTATGTTAAACGACAGAAGAATGAAGCGCTTAGACAAAACCATAAAAATCCCTGAAGCTACTATTACTAAAATGCAAGAAATTACTGAACCTCAAACTTGGTTACTTATTACAGAAGGTTGGTGTGGAGATGCTGCTCAAAACTTACCTGTTATAAACAAAATTGCAGCAACAAATAGTCTTATTAATCTTAAATTAGTTTTAAGAGATGAGCATGAAGATTTAATGAATCTGTTTTTAACAAACGGAGGGAAATCAATACCTAAATTAGTTGCTCTAGATAAAGACAATAATGTAATTAATAGTTGGGGACCTAGACCTAGTGAAGCTACAAAAATGGTTGCAGACTATAAAGCCAAACATGGTGTAATAGACGCACAGCTTAAAGAAGATTTACAAGTTTGGTATAACAAAAACAAAGGACAAAATATACAAGACGATTTTATAGAACTTTTTACAAATACACTTGCTAAAGAAGTCTAA
- a CDS encoding nuclear transport factor 2 family protein: MKNCFLVLVVLVSFFNCNVKKEITNTPTITSIKSNVNTLLDDWHKAASEANYEGYFGKMDSLSVFIGTDATENWSKSQFQKFSKPFFDKGKAWSFIPLERNIYVNKAKNFVWFDELLTTWMGTCRGSGVLEKKQNVWKIKHYVLSVAIPNNDIQAVILAKKKSDSIFLSTLNK, from the coding sequence ATGAAAAACTGTTTTTTAGTCTTAGTAGTACTTGTTTCTTTTTTTAATTGTAACGTTAAAAAAGAGATTACAAATACTCCTACAATTACATCGATAAAAAGCAATGTGAATACTTTGCTAGATGATTGGCACAAAGCTGCTTCTGAAGCAAATTACGAAGGTTATTTTGGTAAGATGGACAGCCTTTCGGTTTTTATTGGCACAGATGCAACTGAAAACTGGAGCAAATCACAATTTCAAAAATTTAGCAAACCTTTTTTTGATAAAGGTAAAGCATGGTCTTTTATACCTTTAGAAAGAAATATTTATGTAAATAAAGCCAAAAATTTTGTTTGGTTCGATGAGTTGTTAACTACTTGGATGGGGACTTGTAGAGGTTCTGGTGTTTTAGAAAAGAAGCAGAACGTTTGGAAAATTAAGCATTATGTCTTGTCTGTAGCAATACCAAATAATGATATACAAGCGGTTATTTTAGCAAAGAAAAAAAGTGATTCTATATTTCTAAGTACACTTAATAAGTAA
- a CDS encoding regulatory protein RecX has product MIKKKSFTVDELKRKLENYCVYQDRCHKEVEQKMREYKLIPEAREMILLSLMKDNFLNEERFAKSFARGKFRIKSWGKQRIVRELKFRDISVYNIKTALKEIDEKEYLQTIYRITENRNEVISESDIYKRKQKLIGFLMRKGFESELIYKVVAEVVS; this is encoded by the coding sequence ATGATAAAAAAGAAGTCTTTTACAGTTGATGAACTAAAACGGAAATTAGAAAACTACTGCGTTTACCAAGATAGATGCCACAAAGAAGTAGAACAAAAAATGCGCGAATACAAGCTGATTCCTGAGGCTAGAGAAATGATTTTATTAAGTTTGATGAAAGATAACTTTTTAAATGAAGAACGCTTTGCTAAAAGTTTTGCACGCGGAAAATTCAGAATTAAATCTTGGGGAAAACAACGTATTGTTAGAGAATTAAAATTTAGAGATATTTCTGTTTACAATATTAAAACAGCCTTAAAAGAAATTGACGAAAAAGAATATCTACAAACTATTTATAGAATTACAGAAAATAGAAATGAAGTAATTTCTGAATCTGATATTTATAAACGAAAACAAAAATTAATTGGTTTTTTAATGAGAAAGGGTTTTGAAAGCGAGTTGATATATAAAGTTGTTGCCGAAGTGGTTTCTTAG